In Cupriavidus basilensis, the following proteins share a genomic window:
- a CDS encoding tetratricopeptide repeat protein — MRSKTLYLKGAVLLAVATIPAVTLARDYRQPGTLGEGAQVHRFVLRDPATARPLPEARYRLFLPGHRIAGVTPKPNEQDSVIFGVTDKQGNTVSVRLPKRYPKDKWILNPIIGEGDFGESFLLRGETSNHPMGGLPYVLDLKDGFLFCNRTDSRGYTYYAQSHKARTISLDYEFGSMEPAQYDWCKRQSETIAALPASAGPAAVFRQMLASYEAGKEDISADFQARVRRKLIDLAIAGRDDRQLDIALGLAPLAKENLNGVGYALVDANWMVGRGMAMIDEALVHSPDDPFILDSKGWALFRLGQPEQALGYMEQSLAAFGEGTEGNLGARVEGLVHKGEALWQLNRKDEARAAFAMATHLSPDDETLLGTLARLQVELP, encoded by the coding sequence ATGAGAAGCAAGACGCTTTACCTGAAGGGCGCAGTCCTGTTGGCTGTGGCAACCATTCCCGCCGTGACCCTGGCGCGTGACTACCGCCAGCCGGGCACGCTCGGCGAAGGCGCGCAGGTGCACCGGTTCGTGCTGCGCGATCCGGCTACCGCCCGGCCCCTGCCCGAGGCCCGCTACCGCTTGTTCCTGCCGGGCCATCGGATCGCAGGCGTCACGCCGAAGCCGAACGAGCAGGACAGTGTGATCTTCGGCGTCACCGACAAGCAGGGCAATACCGTGTCGGTGCGGCTGCCTAAGCGCTATCCAAAGGACAAGTGGATCCTCAACCCGATCATCGGCGAAGGGGATTTCGGGGAGTCGTTCTTGCTGCGCGGCGAGACCAGCAACCATCCCATGGGCGGCCTGCCCTATGTGCTCGACCTCAAGGACGGTTTCCTGTTCTGCAACAGGACGGATAGCCGCGGCTATACCTACTATGCGCAAAGCCACAAGGCCCGGACGATCAGCCTGGACTATGAGTTTGGCAGTATGGAACCGGCCCAGTATGACTGGTGCAAGCGCCAGTCCGAGACCATCGCCGCCCTGCCCGCCAGCGCCGGGCCGGCGGCCGTGTTCCGGCAGATGCTGGCCAGCTACGAGGCCGGCAAGGAAGACATCAGTGCGGATTTCCAGGCGCGCGTGCGGCGCAAGCTGATCGACCTGGCGATTGCCGGCCGGGACGACAGGCAGCTGGATATCGCGCTTGGCCTGGCGCCGCTTGCCAAGGAGAACCTGAACGGGGTTGGCTATGCGCTGGTCGATGCGAACTGGATGGTCGGGCGCGGCATGGCGATGATCGACGAGGCGCTGGTTCACTCGCCGGACGACCCGTTTATCCTCGACAGCAAAGGCTGGGCACTGTTCCGCCTGGGCCAGCCCGAGCAGGCGCTCGGCTACATGGAGCAATCGCTGGCCGCTTTTGGCGAGGGCACCGAGGGCAACCTGGGCGCGCGCGTGGAAGGCCTGGTGCACAAGGGCGAAGCGCTGTGGCAACTGAATCGCAAGGACGAGGCGCGCGCCGCGTTTGCGATGGCGACTCACCTCTCGCCCGATGACGAAACACTGCTGGGCACGCTGGCGCGGCTGCAGGTGGAACTGCCGTAG
- a CDS encoding GlsB/YeaQ/YmgE family stress response membrane protein, giving the protein MHLIWTILIGFVAGLVARAITPGNGPSGFFLTAALGIGGALAATFLGQALHWYRPGQSAGFIGAVVGAVILLLAYHLISKKS; this is encoded by the coding sequence ATGCACCTGATCTGGACCATTCTTATCGGCTTCGTCGCCGGGCTCGTAGCGCGCGCCATTACCCCGGGCAACGGCCCTAGCGGGTTCTTCCTCACGGCCGCGCTTGGCATTGGCGGCGCGTTGGCAGCCACCTTTCTCGGGCAGGCCCTGCACTGGTATCGCCCGGGGCAGTCGGCAGGCTTTATCGGCGCCGTGGTGGGCGCGGTGATCCTGTTGCTGGCCTATCACCTGATCAGCAAGAAGAGCTAG
- a CDS encoding DMT family transporter, which produces MTTSATGRTRLDWGTLGLLTFPPLSWAGNAIVGHYAAGAIPPITLNFARWALAGLLLAPYVWRGVREHAAALRQHAGVIAAMGMLSVSVYNAMQYLALTTSSPINVTLIGASAPIFLLIIGALFFRERVRGWHVAGALLCLAGVGVVMLRGDPARLAQLDFVAGDLFMLAGTITWSAYTWLLRKKRPDLPLAVLLFAQIVAGVAACVPFVAWELLSGSVPIHWNGKALGILVYVATIPSLLAYFAWDRAIARAGAQLPVFFFTLTPVFAALMSSALLGDWPRWYHAAGLGAIVAGIWIANRR; this is translated from the coding sequence ATGACCACTTCCGCCACCGGCCGCACCCGGCTTGACTGGGGCACGCTTGGCCTGCTGACATTCCCTCCGCTGAGCTGGGCCGGCAACGCCATCGTCGGCCACTACGCCGCCGGCGCCATCCCGCCGATCACGCTGAACTTTGCCCGGTGGGCGCTGGCCGGGCTGCTGCTCGCGCCCTATGTCTGGCGAGGCGTGCGCGAGCATGCCGCCGCGCTGCGCCAGCATGCCGGGGTGATCGCCGCCATGGGCATGCTCTCCGTCTCGGTCTACAACGCCATGCAGTACCTGGCGCTGACCACGTCGTCGCCGATCAACGTGACGCTGATCGGCGCTTCCGCCCCGATCTTCCTGCTGATCATCGGCGCGCTGTTCTTCCGCGAGCGGGTGCGCGGCTGGCATGTGGCGGGCGCCCTGCTATGCCTGGCCGGCGTGGGCGTGGTGATGCTGCGCGGGGATCCCGCGCGGCTGGCCCAGCTGGATTTCGTGGCCGGCGACCTGTTCATGCTGGCGGGCACCATCACCTGGAGCGCCTACACCTGGCTGCTGCGCAAGAAGCGCCCGGATTTGCCGCTGGCCGTGCTGCTGTTTGCGCAGATCGTGGCGGGCGTGGCGGCCTGCGTGCCGTTCGTCGCGTGGGAGCTGCTGTCGGGAAGCGTGCCGATTCACTGGAACGGCAAGGCGCTCGGCATCCTGGTGTATGTGGCAACAATCCCCTCGCTGCTGGCCTACTTTGCCTGGGACCGTGCGATAGCCCGCGCCGGCGCGCAGCTGCCGGTGTTCTTCTTCACGCTCACGCCCGTCTTTGCCGCGCTGATGTCTTCCGCGCTGCTGGGCGACTGGCCGCGCTGGTATCACGCGGCCGGGCTGGGCGCCATCGTGGCCGGCATCTGGATCGCCAACCGTCGCTGA
- a CDS encoding methyl-accepting chemotaxis protein gives MATFLSPAVRLMARLTITRKLLLLAILFLIPLGGSLYAVLSLSVQSIRASQDELSGLAIVDRALDFMRETQVRRGAANAVLAGNAAFRATFDGADAKAAAHLGELVKQAGEATRFDVMPDARKLEQSWQGMHETGLKVTAGALFDMHSALVKQTRLFIGDVADRSSLALDPDSGSYYLVTLMVGQMPKLAELSALARGRGAAIISQGGYADAAQQAELAALGEQIQDGLESVRRDIERVMRGAPAYRPRVQDALAQLAAMDAFHRTLKEKMLGSGGIAIEAKPYFDEATAAINAVSSVNKAFSGIARDMLAQRIAAEMLELEVLAGVALLAVGAAFYLFAGFSHGMRADVRQVASMVGRINAGDLAITLEVRGSDELSHVKRHLLSLVETWRALIGDTKVGAQNVLVAAGEIAQGNLDLSQRTEEQASSLQQTAASMEQLTAIVRQNASSADQASALAGEACDIAVAGGTSVGRVLRTMGEIEADSKRIVDIIAVIDGIAFQTNILALNAAVEAARAGEYGRGFAVVATEVRTLAQRAGSSAKEIRTLISQSVQRVEAGSALAGDATATMDSIVAAVKRVTVMMDEISRASQEQSSGIAQVNQAVTQMDQVTQQNAALVEQAAAAADALKEQAQRMERSVAVFRLDPAVAA, from the coding sequence GTGGCCACTTTTCTCTCCCCCGCCGTGCGCCTGATGGCGCGCCTCACCATCACCCGCAAGCTGCTGTTGCTAGCCATCCTGTTCCTGATCCCGCTTGGCGGTTCGCTCTATGCGGTGCTGAGCCTGTCGGTACAGTCGATCCGTGCCTCGCAGGACGAACTGAGCGGCCTTGCCATCGTCGACCGCGCGCTCGATTTCATGCGCGAGACGCAGGTCCGTCGCGGCGCGGCCAATGCCGTGCTCGCTGGCAACGCGGCGTTTCGCGCGACGTTTGACGGTGCCGATGCGAAGGCAGCCGCACACCTTGGCGAGCTGGTGAAGCAAGCCGGCGAGGCCACGCGCTTCGATGTCATGCCTGATGCACGCAAGCTGGAGCAGTCGTGGCAAGGCATGCATGAAACGGGCCTGAAGGTCACAGCCGGCGCGCTGTTCGACATGCACAGCGCGCTGGTCAAGCAGACGCGGCTGTTTATCGGCGATGTGGCGGACCGCTCGTCGCTCGCGCTCGATCCCGACAGCGGCTCGTACTACCTGGTGACGCTGATGGTGGGGCAGATGCCCAAGCTGGCCGAACTGAGCGCGCTGGCGCGCGGCAGGGGCGCGGCCATCATCAGCCAGGGCGGATACGCTGACGCGGCGCAGCAAGCCGAGCTGGCCGCGCTGGGCGAGCAGATCCAGGACGGGCTGGAATCCGTGCGGCGTGATATCGAGCGCGTGATGCGCGGCGCCCCGGCGTATCGCCCGCGGGTGCAAGACGCGCTCGCGCAACTGGCCGCGATGGATGCCTTCCACCGCACGCTGAAGGAAAAGATGCTCGGCAGCGGCGGCATCGCCATCGAGGCCAAGCCCTATTTTGACGAGGCGACGGCGGCCATCAACGCGGTCTCCTCAGTCAACAAGGCGTTTTCGGGGATTGCCCGCGACATGCTGGCGCAGCGCATCGCGGCCGAGATGCTGGAGCTCGAGGTGCTGGCCGGGGTCGCCCTGCTGGCCGTGGGCGCGGCGTTCTACCTGTTCGCCGGCTTTAGCCACGGCATGCGCGCCGACGTGCGGCAGGTGGCCAGCATGGTGGGCCGTATCAACGCCGGCGACCTGGCCATCACGCTGGAGGTGCGCGGCAGCGACGAGCTGAGCCACGTCAAGCGGCACCTGCTGTCGCTGGTGGAGACCTGGCGTGCGCTGATCGGCGATACCAAGGTCGGCGCGCAGAACGTGCTGGTGGCCGCCGGCGAGATCGCGCAAGGCAACCTGGACCTGTCGCAGCGCACGGAGGAGCAGGCCTCGTCGTTGCAGCAGACGGCCGCCAGCATGGAGCAGCTCACCGCGATCGTGCGGCAGAACGCCAGCAGCGCGGACCAGGCCAGCGCGCTGGCGGGCGAGGCCTGCGACATCGCCGTGGCCGGCGGGACCTCGGTGGGCCGCGTGCTGCGGACCATGGGCGAGATCGAGGCCGATTCCAAGCGCATCGTCGACATCATCGCGGTGATCGACGGCATCGCGTTCCAGACCAACATCCTGGCGCTCAACGCCGCGGTGGAAGCGGCGCGCGCCGGCGAGTACGGGCGCGGCTTTGCCGTGGTGGCCACCGAGGTGCGCACCCTGGCGCAGCGCGCCGGCAGCTCCGCCAAGGAGATCCGCACGCTGATCTCGCAATCGGTGCAGCGGGTCGAGGCCGGCTCGGCGCTGGCGGGGGATGCCACCGCCACCATGGACAGCATCGTTGCCGCGGTCAAGCGCGTGACAGTGATGATGGACGAGATCAGCCGCGCGTCGCAAGAGCAGAGCAGCGGCATTGCCCAGGTCAACCAGGCCGTAACGCAGATGGATCAGGTCACGCAGCAGAACGCGGCGCTGGTCGAGCAGGCCGCCGCCGCAGCCGATGCGCTCAAGGAGCAAGCGCAGCGCATGGAGCGTTCGGTGGCGGTGTTCCGGCTGGATCCGGCGGTTGCCGCTTAG
- a CDS encoding error-prone DNA polymerase, producing the protein MSSQPANPSFSALPPALSALLPALPDYVELHCISNFTFLDGASHPVELIERAFALGYRGLALTDECSVAGTARAHHALKDLRERTRDAAERSAARLAAGLREDEDEAAEEPEEGDDEDGEHQGDGECPAAPHATATGSADDALQARLRRHDRLLALARAAQDFRLLIGSRFTLTDHAGRPVLRLVLLAQNREGFGNLSELITLGRTRVQKGAYALHPDDIAAPQPDQAHLRGMPDCLALLLPSYCPDPAELLRQAQWMRQTFGERGWIALEQLQGYADAAHRLRLEQAAALTGVPLAASGAVTMHVRSRKPLSDVLSAIRVGQPLAECGMALAPNAEQHLRMRQRLSRLYPREALAQTLRVAAMCDFSLASLRYEYPEELVPPGETPFSYLRRETMKGVLRRFPKGLEPAWRKQLAEELALIREKQYEPFFLTVHDIVRFARGRGILCQGRGSAANSLVCYCLFITEVDPADANLLFGRFLSRERDEPPDIDVDFEHQRREEVIQYIYEKYGRNRAALAASLITYRSRSALRDVGRALGIDASVIEQVVKGQAWWDGGKTFLERISQYGLDPDAPAVRQWASLTTQLRGFPRHLSQHVGGFVIARHKLSRLVPIENAAMENRSVIQWDKDDLESLGLLKVDVLALGMLSAIRRALTMIPTRSGVPYRMEDVPKDDPQTYDMICAADTIGVFQVESRAQQSMLPRLLPREYYDLVVEVAIVRPGPIQGGMVHPYLKRREQVRRTGKPPAYHNDVIEKVLGRTLGVPIFQEQVMQLAIDAAGFTPGQADQLRRSMAAWRRKGDLKQHQDALVKALTRNKYPEAFALAICKQIEGFGEYGFPESHAASFAKLVYISAWIKCHHPAAFLCALLNSQPMGFYSASQLVQDASRHHVRTHPVDVTVSGWESTLEHAASGASARARQRAQPAVRLGLNCVNGMREAAAGRIELARAEAPFASVEDLVLRARLDRHDIDALAAADALASLAGHRRQARWQARAAALQAAHHDLLHEAPPPEGELSLPAPRLGEDVAADYASTGLSLKSHPLALLRPRLAAMQYATAQDLSRCGNNRQVRACGIVTVRQRPSTAGGTIFTSIEDETGAINVILWPDLIERQRKEVLGAKLLGVIGTWQRQGEVRHLVAQELVDLSPLLGRLMVSSRDFH; encoded by the coding sequence ATGTCGAGCCAGCCAGCCAACCCTTCATTCTCTGCCTTGCCGCCGGCGCTTTCGGCGCTGCTGCCGGCGTTGCCCGACTATGTGGAGCTGCATTGCATCTCCAATTTCACCTTCCTGGACGGGGCATCGCATCCGGTCGAGCTGATCGAGCGCGCGTTTGCGCTCGGCTACCGCGGCCTGGCGCTGACCGACGAATGCTCGGTGGCAGGCACGGCCCGCGCGCACCATGCGCTGAAGGACCTGCGCGAACGCACCCGCGATGCGGCCGAGCGCAGCGCGGCGCGGCTGGCCGCCGGGCTGCGGGAGGATGAGGACGAGGCCGCGGAGGAGCCGGAGGAGGGCGACGACGAAGACGGCGAGCATCAAGGGGATGGCGAATGCCCCGCCGCACCGCACGCCACTGCCACCGGGAGCGCCGATGACGCCTTGCAGGCCCGCCTGCGCCGCCATGATCGCCTGCTTGCCCTGGCCCGTGCCGCGCAGGATTTCCGCCTGCTGATCGGCAGCCGCTTTACGCTCACCGACCACGCGGGCCGGCCTGTGCTGCGGCTGGTGCTGCTGGCGCAAAATCGCGAAGGCTTTGGCAACCTGAGCGAGTTGATCACGCTGGGCCGCACGCGCGTGCAAAAGGGCGCCTACGCGCTGCATCCCGACGACATCGCCGCGCCGCAGCCGGACCAGGCCCACCTGCGCGGCATGCCCGATTGCCTGGCGCTGCTGCTGCCTTCGTATTGCCCGGACCCCGCCGAGCTGCTGCGGCAAGCCCAATGGATGCGGCAGACGTTTGGCGAGCGCGGCTGGATCGCGCTCGAGCAATTGCAGGGTTATGCCGATGCCGCGCACCGGCTGCGGCTGGAGCAAGCCGCGGCGCTGACCGGCGTGCCCCTGGCGGCATCCGGCGCGGTGACCATGCATGTGCGCTCGCGCAAGCCGCTGTCGGACGTGCTGAGCGCGATCCGCGTGGGCCAGCCCCTGGCCGAATGCGGCATGGCGCTGGCGCCCAACGCCGAGCAGCACCTGCGCATGCGCCAGCGCTTGTCGCGCCTGTACCCGCGCGAGGCGCTGGCGCAGACGCTGCGGGTGGCCGCCATGTGCGATTTCTCGCTGGCGTCGCTGCGCTACGAGTACCCGGAGGAACTGGTGCCCCCGGGCGAGACGCCATTCAGCTACCTGCGCCGCGAGACCATGAAAGGCGTGCTGCGGCGCTTCCCCAAAGGGCTCGAGCCCGCATGGCGCAAGCAACTGGCGGAGGAGCTCGCGCTGATCCGCGAGAAGCAGTACGAGCCGTTCTTCCTCACCGTGCACGACATCGTGCGCTTTGCCCGCGGCCGCGGCATCCTGTGCCAGGGCCGCGGCTCGGCAGCCAATTCGCTGGTCTGCTATTGCCTGTTCATCACCGAGGTCGATCCCGCGGATGCCAACCTGCTGTTCGGCCGTTTTCTCTCGCGCGAGCGCGACGAGCCGCCGGACATCGATGTGGACTTCGAGCACCAGCGGCGCGAAGAAGTCATCCAGTACATCTACGAGAAATACGGCCGCAACCGCGCCGCGCTGGCGGCGTCGCTGATCACCTATCGCTCGCGCAGCGCGCTGCGCGACGTGGGCCGGGCGCTGGGCATCGATGCCAGCGTGATCGAGCAGGTGGTCAAGGGGCAGGCATGGTGGGATGGCGGCAAGACCTTCCTGGAGCGCATTTCGCAGTACGGGCTGGACCCGGACGCGCCGGCGGTGCGGCAGTGGGCCAGCCTGACCACGCAACTGCGCGGCTTTCCGCGCCATTTGTCGCAGCACGTGGGCGGCTTTGTGATTGCGCGGCACAAGCTGTCGCGGCTGGTGCCGATAGAGAACGCGGCCATGGAAAACCGCAGCGTGATCCAGTGGGACAAGGACGACCTTGAGTCGCTGGGCCTCTTGAAGGTGGACGTGCTGGCGCTAGGCATGCTCTCGGCCATCCGCCGCGCGCTGACGATGATCCCCACGCGCTCGGGCGTGCCGTACCGGATGGAAGACGTGCCCAAGGACGATCCGCAAACCTACGACATGATCTGCGCCGCCGACACCATCGGCGTGTTCCAGGTGGAGTCGCGTGCGCAGCAGTCGATGCTGCCGCGCCTCTTGCCACGCGAGTATTACGACCTGGTGGTGGAAGTGGCCATCGTGCGGCCCGGCCCGATCCAGGGCGGCATGGTGCATCCCTACCTGAAGCGGCGCGAGCAGGTGCGGCGCACCGGCAAGCCGCCGGCGTACCACAACGACGTCATCGAGAAGGTGCTGGGCCGCACGCTGGGCGTGCCGATCTTCCAGGAGCAGGTGATGCAACTGGCCATCGACGCCGCCGGTTTTACGCCGGGGCAGGCCGACCAGCTACGCCGCTCCATGGCGGCGTGGCGGCGCAAGGGCGACCTGAAACAGCACCAGGATGCGCTGGTCAAGGCGCTCACCCGCAACAAGTACCCGGAGGCTTTTGCGCTGGCCATCTGCAAGCAGATCGAGGGCTTTGGCGAATACGGCTTCCCGGAAAGCCATGCCGCCAGCTTCGCCAAGCTGGTCTATATCAGCGCGTGGATCAAGTGCCACCATCCGGCGGCCTTCCTGTGCGCGCTGCTCAACAGCCAGCCGATGGGGTTCTACTCGGCGTCGCAACTCGTGCAGGATGCGAGCCGGCACCACGTGCGCACGCATCCGGTCGATGTGACGGTGAGCGGCTGGGAAAGCACGCTGGAGCATGCGGCCAGCGGTGCGTCAGCGCGCGCCCGCCAGCGCGCCCAGCCGGCGGTGCGGCTTGGCCTGAACTGCGTGAACGGCATGCGCGAGGCGGCGGCCGGGCGGATCGAGCTGGCCCGCGCCGAGGCGCCGTTCGCCAGCGTGGAAGACCTGGTGCTGCGCGCGCGGCTGGACCGGCACGACATCGACGCGCTGGCCGCCGCAGATGCGTTGGCCAGCCTCGCCGGGCATCGCCGCCAGGCGCGCTGGCAGGCGCGCGCCGCGGCGCTGCAGGCCGCGCATCACGACCTGCTCCATGAGGCGCCGCCGCCCGAGGGCGAACTATCGTTGCCCGCGCCGCGCCTGGGCGAGGATGTGGCGGCCGATTATGCCAGCACGGGCCTGTCGCTCAAGTCGCATCCGCTGGCGCTGCTGCGGCCGCGGCTGGCCGCGATGCAATACGCCACGGCGCAGGACTTGTCCCGCTGTGGCAACAACCGGCAGGTGCGTGCCTGCGGCATCGTCACGGTGCGGCAGCGGCCATCCACGGCCGGCGGCACCATCTTTACCTCGATCGAGGACGAAACCGGTGCGATCAACGTGATCCTGTGGCCGGACCTGATCGAGCGCCAGCGCAAGGAGGTGCTGGGCGCGAAGCTGCTGGGGGTGATCGGCACGTGGCAGCGCCAGGGCGAGGTCAGGCATCTGGTGGCACAGGAACTGGTGGACCTGAGCCCGCTGCTGGGCCGCCTGATGGTGTCCAGCCGCGATTTTCACTAG
- a CDS encoding Y-family DNA polymerase: MSYWIAVHLPRLSLDALQPNWPEPDAHRACAGLLHHSVPVAVMERERVVLANGPAVALGVQAGMRRGGVQALSAQVVQLQREPSAEAQVMTALALALLHFTPHVTVHPDAGVATVMIDAGASLRLFGGHLALCRAVYARVRRLGVFLQLGCGPTAFGAAWLAAQPLRRDRRGGLVRPARRAVGLPRMARLLDRLPVGMLQGLADDGWLDGIGCRTVGEVRGLPRAGLRRRLGPDLLARLDQAYGEVPVRFTWFSAPATFSQRMELPGRTESVQGVMAGAQRLLLALAGWLAVQQAGVTHLVLRLEHERYRLGAETQATPVTISLAQPSRDPVHLSRLLQERLDKVQFRVPAVSLLLVVESVQACVPQSDALFPEPGGTPAELGRVLDTLMARLGRENVLQPQPLADHRPERANRWCPVDEMPAREPQRAPAGMPERPLWLMAQPVALTVQRHRPCHGGPLTLLSRPERIESGWWDGALATRDYFVAQRADGLRCWVYRQRPGREESGEYRWFLHGLFA, from the coding sequence ATGTCGTACTGGATCGCGGTGCATCTGCCGCGCCTGTCGCTGGACGCGCTGCAGCCGAACTGGCCTGAGCCCGACGCGCATCGCGCCTGCGCCGGCCTGCTGCACCACAGCGTGCCGGTGGCGGTGATGGAGCGCGAGCGGGTGGTGCTGGCCAACGGCCCGGCGGTGGCGCTGGGGGTGCAGGCGGGGATGCGGCGGGGCGGCGTGCAGGCGTTGTCGGCGCAGGTGGTGCAACTGCAGCGCGAGCCGTCGGCCGAGGCGCAGGTGATGACGGCGCTGGCGCTGGCGTTGCTGCATTTCACGCCGCATGTCACGGTGCATCCGGATGCCGGGGTGGCTACCGTGATGATCGATGCCGGGGCCAGCCTGCGGTTGTTTGGCGGCCATCTTGCGTTGTGCCGGGCGGTGTATGCGCGGGTGCGGCGGCTGGGGGTGTTCCTGCAGCTGGGCTGCGGGCCGACGGCCTTCGGGGCGGCGTGGCTGGCGGCGCAGCCACTGCGCAGGGATCGCCGGGGCGGGCTGGTGCGTCCGGCGCGGCGCGCGGTGGGGCTGCCGCGCATGGCGCGGCTGCTGGACCGGCTGCCGGTGGGCATGTTGCAAGGGCTGGCGGACGATGGCTGGCTCGATGGCATCGGCTGCCGGACCGTGGGCGAGGTGCGGGGCCTGCCACGTGCCGGCCTGCGGCGCCGGCTGGGGCCGGACCTGCTGGCGCGGCTGGACCAGGCCTATGGCGAGGTGCCGGTGCGTTTTACGTGGTTCAGCGCGCCCGCCACCTTCTCGCAGCGCATGGAGCTGCCAGGCCGGACCGAATCCGTGCAGGGCGTGATGGCGGGCGCGCAGCGTTTGCTGCTGGCGCTGGCCGGCTGGCTGGCCGTGCAGCAGGCGGGCGTGACGCATCTTGTGCTGCGGCTGGAGCATGAGCGCTACCGGCTGGGCGCCGAGACGCAGGCCACGCCGGTGACGATCAGCCTGGCGCAGCCCAGCCGCGATCCGGTGCATTTGTCCAGGCTGTTGCAGGAGCGGCTGGACAAGGTGCAGTTCCGCGTGCCGGCGGTGAGCCTGCTGCTGGTGGTGGAGTCGGTCCAGGCCTGCGTGCCGCAGAGCGATGCGCTGTTTCCCGAGCCGGGCGGCACGCCGGCGGAACTGGGCCGCGTGCTCGATACGCTGATGGCGCGCCTGGGCCGGGAGAACGTGCTGCAACCGCAGCCGCTGGCCGACCACCGGCCCGAGCGCGCCAACCGCTGGTGCCCGGTGGATGAGATGCCTGCGCGCGAGCCGCAGCGTGCCCCGGCGGGCATGCCGGAGCGTCCGCTGTGGCTGATGGCGCAGCCCGTGGCGCTGACTGTGCAGCGCCATCGGCCTTGCCACGGCGGGCCATTGACGTTGCTCTCGCGCCCGGAGCGCATCGAATCCGGCTGGTGGGACGGCGCGCTGGCCACGCGCGATTACTTCGTTGCGCAACGGGCGGACGGGCTGCGCTGCTGGGTCTATCGCCAGCGCCCCGGGCGTGAGGAAAGCGGCGAGTACCGCTGGTTCCTGCATGGCTTGTTTGCCTGA
- the imuA gene encoding translesion DNA synthesis-associated protein ImuA: protein MTAELFPISPDASGDPPLAQPPVADRQGALDALEQRYPGLWRAGQLGHLGRAGSVPALPTGHDALSAELPGGGWPVGALTELLLADPGVGELRLLRPALLALAAAQRRVALIGPPHLPNATCLAEWGLPARLLYWVRPPAGASRAAAQADVLWAAEQVLRSQAFGGVMVWLPTARPEALRRLQVLAQAGDAVVWACRPASVLRESSPAVLRLLLSPAPGNAVSVVFHKRRGPVRDTPLVLPLGEMMAVPAMATPQAPSMPVPLNAPVSQAVAGEQAHVVLDRGASAAPVAGRAAAELA, encoded by the coding sequence ATGACAGCCGAACTCTTCCCCATATCGCCCGACGCATCGGGCGATCCGCCTTTGGCGCAGCCGCCCGTGGCCGACCGGCAGGGGGCGCTGGACGCACTGGAGCAACGCTATCCCGGCCTGTGGCGGGCGGGGCAGCTTGGCCATCTGGGCCGGGCGGGCAGCGTGCCGGCCTTGCCGACCGGCCATGACGCGCTCTCGGCCGAGTTGCCGGGCGGTGGCTGGCCGGTGGGCGCGCTCACAGAGCTGCTGCTGGCCGACCCCGGCGTGGGCGAGTTGCGGCTGCTGCGCCCGGCCTTGCTGGCGCTGGCCGCGGCGCAGCGCCGGGTGGCGCTGATCGGGCCGCCGCACCTGCCCAATGCAACGTGCCTGGCCGAATGGGGTTTGCCGGCGCGCCTGTTGTACTGGGTGCGCCCGCCCGCTGGCGCGAGCCGGGCCGCGGCGCAGGCGGATGTGCTGTGGGCGGCGGAGCAGGTGCTGCGCAGCCAGGCCTTTGGCGGGGTGATGGTGTGGCTGCCCACGGCGCGTCCCGAGGCGCTGCGGCGCTTGCAGGTGCTGGCGCAGGCGGGAGACGCCGTGGTGTGGGCGTGCCGGCCGGCCAGCGTGCTGCGCGAGTCGTCGCCGGCGGTGCTGCGGCTGCTGTTGTCGCCGGCGCCGGGCAATGCCGTGTCGGTCGTGTTCCACAAGCGGCGCGGCCCGGTGCGCGATACGCCGCTGGTGCTGCCGCTGGGCGAGATGATGGCGGTGCCGGCCATGGCCACGCCGCAGGCCCCGTCGATGCCGGTCCCCCTGAATGCCCCGGTTTCCCAAGCCGTTGCGGGAGAGCAAGCCCATGTCGTACTGGATCGCGGTGCATCTGCCGCGCCTGTCGCTGGACGCGCTGCAGCCGAACTGGCCTGA